One Vallitalea pronyensis genomic region harbors:
- a CDS encoding methyl-accepting chemotaxis protein codes for MKQKRKPPKLKFAKKTKKVKEPKVKKITKSSKKTMKKVKEKKEKRTRDMKDVTNYDKAIQERLPLKVKLMLSHTIMAILPILIVALVILSQVRKGVTNQVGSQNEKLVTSISMNINMKLDEMENISMVIMGDDSLMKAVSKTEADYENLFDMIKERESLINEKLFSVHYSNYNIENILILKRNETISSKSAKDQIEEGFFESEAYEQVNAAKGRAVWFSNFGQNKDSVYIMRKLSRMSTAEEIGILVIEVKKSYIAEAFNLLDDEVDGYLLCDQGLIIDHSHNENIGEKFADFSEITSRITEDSKVGDFMQKGKMTAYAMSKNNWYFVEQVPTNKFLGLIQSITGVIVWLCVLICVLAAIIAFIVSMNISYPIRYIQKKMKLVEEGDLTAVSNIKGKHDMGQLSKSYNAMLDSTKKLILNTQGLTQVVATNSSEVSSIAQHSAAGSREVMVAVESVSQGAMEQATDAERAASVVQALVGKVNDTENYFNNVVEATNNTKEISVEAASIITELNESTAESSELSGHIKSDISELVDKFQEILKIIGLIDGISEQSNLLALNAAIEAAQAGEAGRGFAVVADEVRKLAVQSKDAARDISTIVKKVHQATNKTAQMIEDGSDIYTRQQQAVRKTDDAFNLIVYNMDAIKEKVEQVFAMLSGLEETQNEAIDSITSIASIAQESAAAIEEVLATGEEQTSSAEQLVQMSNELTGVIQDMNKSLEGFKIK; via the coding sequence GTGAAGCAGAAACGTAAGCCGCCAAAGCTAAAGTTCGCGAAAAAAACAAAAAAAGTGAAAGAGCCAAAAGTAAAGAAAATCACTAAATCTTCTAAAAAAACAATGAAAAAAGTAAAAGAGAAAAAAGAGAAACGCACACGGGATATGAAGGATGTTACAAACTATGATAAAGCTATTCAGGAAAGATTACCTCTAAAGGTGAAACTCATGCTGTCCCATACTATCATGGCTATCTTACCGATACTCATCGTAGCATTGGTGATCTTATCACAAGTAAGAAAAGGCGTAACCAATCAAGTGGGTAGCCAAAATGAAAAGCTGGTAACCAGCATTAGCATGAATATTAATATGAAACTGGACGAAATGGAGAATATATCCATGGTGATCATGGGCGATGACTCCTTAATGAAAGCAGTTAGTAAGACAGAAGCGGATTATGAAAACTTGTTTGATATGATAAAAGAACGGGAAAGTCTCATTAACGAAAAACTTTTCTCTGTTCATTATTCCAACTACAACATTGAAAACATTTTAATTCTCAAGAGAAATGAAACCATTTCTTCAAAATCAGCCAAAGATCAAATAGAAGAAGGATTTTTTGAAAGCGAAGCCTATGAACAAGTCAATGCAGCAAAGGGCAGAGCAGTATGGTTTAGTAACTTTGGTCAAAATAAAGACAGTGTCTACATCATGCGAAAGCTATCTCGGATGTCAACAGCTGAAGAAATTGGTATATTAGTTATTGAAGTCAAGAAATCCTATATCGCGGAAGCATTTAATCTGTTAGATGATGAAGTGGATGGTTACTTACTCTGTGACCAAGGATTGATTATTGATCACAGCCATAATGAAAACATTGGTGAGAAGTTCGCCGACTTTTCAGAAATTACAAGTAGAATAACCGAAGATAGTAAGGTTGGAGACTTTATGCAAAAAGGTAAGATGACAGCTTATGCCATGAGTAAGAACAATTGGTATTTCGTTGAACAAGTACCGACAAACAAGTTCTTAGGTCTCATCCAATCCATAACAGGGGTTATTGTATGGTTATGTGTCCTTATTTGTGTTTTAGCAGCTATCATCGCCTTTATTGTATCCATGAATATTTCTTATCCTATTCGCTACATTCAAAAGAAAATGAAGCTAGTAGAAGAAGGCGATTTAACAGCAGTATCCAATATAAAAGGTAAACACGATATGGGACAACTCTCCAAGAGTTATAATGCCATGTTAGACAGTACCAAGAAATTAATCCTTAACACCCAAGGTTTAACACAAGTAGTCGCAACAAATTCATCAGAAGTATCCAGCATTGCTCAACATTCAGCGGCAGGCTCCAGAGAAGTCATGGTAGCCGTAGAATCTGTATCACAAGGTGCCATGGAACAAGCAACAGATGCAGAGAGAGCTGCGAGTGTTGTCCAAGCATTAGTAGGCAAAGTAAACGATACTGAAAATTACTTCAACAATGTTGTGGAAGCAACCAACAATACCAAAGAAATTAGTGTTGAAGCAGCAAGTATTATCACGGAGTTAAATGAGAGTACAGCAGAATCCAGTGAGTTATCAGGGCATATCAAATCAGATATCAGTGAACTAGTGGATAAGTTCCAAGAAATACTGAAGATCATTGGATTAATCGATGGTATCAGTGAGCAATCTAATCTATTAGCCCTCAATGCCGCCATAGAAGCAGCACAAGCAGGGGAAGCAGGAAGAGGCTTTGCTGTTGTTGCCGATGAAGTAAGAAAACTTGCCGTACAATCAAAAGACGCCGCTAGAGATATATCAACCATCGTAAAAAAAGTGCATCAAGCAACCAATAAAACAGCCCAAATGATAGAAGATGGCAGCGACATCTACACAAGACAACAACAAGCAGTTCGTAAAACAGATGATGCATTTAACCTTATTGTCTATAACATGGATGCTATAAAAGAAAAAGTTGAACAAGTATTCGCCATGTTATCTGGATTAGAAGAAACCCAGAACGAAGCCATTGACTCCATAACCAGCATCGCATCCATTGCTCAAGAATCAGCCGCAGCCATCGAAGAAGTCTTAGCCACTGGCGAAGAGCAAACATCATCAGCAGAACAATTAGTACAGATGTCCAACGAACTAACAGGCGTTATTCAAGATATGAACAAAAGCCTAGAAGGATTTAAAATCAAATAA
- a CDS encoding DNA polymerase III subunit alpha, which yields MTHTQQQLPFTHLHVHTEYSLLDGSSKIKELIAMTKDLGMDSIAITDHGVMYGVIDFYREAIANDIKPIIGCEVYVAARKRTDKDPQLDASSYHLVLLAENNTGYQNLMKLVSIGFVEGFYYKPRIDLELLEQYNEGIIALSACLGGHVQNKILTVSYDKAKEVALNYQRIMGEGNFFLELQDHGYKEQKQVNQELVRMSKETGIPLVATNDIHYTYKEDQAAHDILLCIQTNKKVNDEDRMRYKGGQFYLKSPDEMYELFPYAKDALKNTYDIAQRCHVDFEFGVTKLPKYDIPEGYDASSYLRKLCTEGLHARYSDPTDDIKERLEYELSVIEEMGYVDYFLIVWDFIKYAKDHDIMVGPGRGSAAGSIVAYALRITDIDPIKYNLIFERFLNPDRVSMPDIDIDFCYERRQEVIDYVVEKYGEEKVAQIITFGTMAARAVIRDVGRALDLPYAQVDKVAKMIPFELGITIGKALKINRELADIYNEDEETKYLLDMSMRLEGLPRHSSTHAAGVVICQEPVMEYVPLNANDGAITTQFTMTTLEELGLLKMDFLGLRTLTVIQNAVKLIKHRGIEIDIDHMDYHDAAVYELIGSGKTEGIFQLESAGMKNFMKELKPNSLEDIIAGVSLYRPGPMDFIPKYIKGRHSQGNIEYTCPELEPILQPTYGCIVYQEQVMQIVRDLAGYTLGRSDILRRAMSKKKAKVMEKERKNFIYGNEEEQVIGCINNGISEKVANQIYDEMIDFAKYAFNKSHAACYAVVAYQTAWLKKYYPVEFMAALLTSVMYHGSKVSEYIGTCRHMDIALLPPDVNEGYANFSVSDGKIRYGLAAIKNVGRGAIKGLVAERKANGPFESITDFCERLGSEINKRMLESLIKAGAFDSLNGSRKQYMHAYKAIMDSIMQTKKRSIEGQINLFDFASSEGEDHTSFEEQLPDVGEFPEEALLTHEKEVLGIYLSGHPLDKHKEAIEELTNVRSLDFIYDEDESSPNKLYDGQDVTIGGMITTKTIKTTRNNKMMAFISLEDLYGVVEIIIFPNDYERNKDVLTEDAKIFIKGRVSLVEEQDSKIILQKLIPFDRINQSLYLKVKDFETYQMLESKLVKQLDAYKGSNQVIIYLEKEKTAKQWDITSGVLIEKVLLDELKLILGEECVKVKRTLGHKQR from the coding sequence ATGACCCACACACAACAGCAATTACCCTTTACACACTTACACGTACATACTGAATACAGTCTCCTAGACGGATCAAGCAAAATAAAAGAATTAATTGCTATGACAAAAGACTTGGGCATGGATAGCATTGCCATTACAGACCATGGCGTCATGTATGGTGTCATTGATTTTTATAGAGAAGCAATTGCCAATGATATTAAACCCATTATAGGTTGTGAAGTCTACGTTGCAGCCAGGAAACGAACAGACAAGGACCCCCAACTGGACGCATCATCCTATCATTTGGTCTTACTAGCAGAAAACAATACGGGCTACCAAAACTTAATGAAGCTAGTATCCATAGGCTTTGTAGAAGGCTTTTATTATAAACCAAGAATCGACCTGGAACTATTGGAACAATATAATGAAGGTATCATTGCTTTAAGCGCATGCCTAGGTGGTCATGTACAAAATAAGATATTGACAGTCTCTTATGATAAAGCCAAAGAAGTAGCTCTCAATTACCAGCGTATTATGGGCGAAGGCAACTTTTTCTTAGAGCTGCAAGATCATGGCTATAAAGAGCAAAAGCAAGTCAATCAAGAACTTGTGCGTATGAGCAAGGAAACAGGTATTCCACTAGTGGCAACCAATGATATTCATTATACCTATAAAGAAGACCAAGCAGCACATGATATTCTCTTGTGTATTCAAACCAATAAAAAGGTCAATGACGAAGACCGTATGCGCTATAAAGGCGGACAATTCTATCTTAAATCACCAGATGAAATGTACGAGCTGTTCCCTTACGCTAAGGACGCTCTTAAGAATACATATGATATAGCACAACGTTGTCACGTGGATTTTGAATTTGGTGTAACCAAATTACCCAAATATGATATACCTGAAGGCTATGATGCCAGTTCTTATCTTAGAAAACTCTGTACAGAAGGATTGCATGCCCGTTATTCAGACCCAACAGACGACATAAAAGAACGCCTGGAATATGAACTGTCTGTTATTGAAGAAATGGGCTATGTGGATTATTTTCTCATTGTCTGGGATTTTATAAAATATGCCAAGGACCATGATATTATGGTTGGCCCAGGAAGAGGTTCAGCCGCAGGAAGTATTGTAGCCTATGCACTACGGATTACAGATATTGACCCGATTAAATACAACTTGATTTTTGAGCGATTCTTAAACCCAGATCGTGTCAGCATGCCAGATATCGATATTGACTTTTGCTATGAACGGCGTCAAGAAGTCATTGACTATGTGGTAGAAAAATACGGTGAGGAAAAAGTAGCTCAGATTATTACCTTTGGAACAATGGCAGCAAGAGCCGTTATAAGGGATGTAGGTAGAGCCCTTGACTTACCTTATGCTCAAGTGGATAAGGTAGCGAAGATGATACCTTTTGAGTTGGGCATCACCATTGGAAAGGCCCTTAAGATTAATCGTGAACTGGCCGACATCTATAACGAAGACGAGGAAACAAAATACTTATTGGACATGTCCATGCGTTTGGAGGGTCTTCCAAGGCATAGTTCTACCCATGCAGCAGGGGTTGTAATCTGTCAAGAACCTGTTATGGAATATGTACCTCTTAATGCTAACGATGGTGCTATCACCACCCAATTTACCATGACTACCCTAGAAGAATTAGGGCTTCTAAAAATGGATTTCTTAGGCCTTAGAACCCTAACTGTCATTCAAAATGCAGTAAAACTCATTAAACATAGAGGCATTGAGATTGATATCGACCACATGGATTATCATGATGCAGCTGTATATGAGCTGATTGGTTCCGGTAAAACAGAAGGTATATTCCAACTTGAGAGTGCAGGCATGAAGAATTTCATGAAAGAGTTGAAACCCAATTCTTTAGAAGACATCATTGCAGGGGTATCCTTATATCGACCAGGACCTATGGATTTCATTCCAAAATACATTAAAGGCAGGCATAGTCAGGGCAACATTGAATACACTTGCCCAGAGCTTGAGCCTATTTTGCAGCCTACTTATGGGTGTATTGTCTATCAGGAACAAGTGATGCAGATTGTTCGGGACCTAGCAGGCTATACCTTGGGGCGAAGTGATATATTACGTCGTGCCATGTCTAAGAAAAAAGCCAAGGTCATGGAAAAAGAAAGAAAGAATTTCATCTATGGCAATGAAGAAGAGCAGGTTATCGGATGTATTAACAATGGTATTAGTGAGAAAGTTGCCAACCAAATCTACGATGAAATGATCGATTTTGCTAAGTATGCCTTTAACAAATCCCACGCGGCTTGCTATGCGGTAGTGGCTTATCAGACTGCTTGGCTCAAAAAATATTATCCCGTTGAATTCATGGCGGCGCTCCTCACATCCGTCATGTATCACGGATCAAAAGTATCCGAATATATAGGTACCTGTAGGCATATGGACATTGCTTTATTGCCACCGGATGTTAATGAAGGTTACGCTAATTTCTCCGTATCAGACGGGAAAATACGTTATGGTTTAGCAGCCATTAAGAATGTTGGAAGAGGCGCCATTAAAGGTCTGGTAGCAGAACGTAAAGCCAATGGACCCTTTGAGAGTATAACAGATTTTTGTGAACGTCTGGGCAGTGAAATCAATAAGCGTATGTTAGAGAGTTTAATTAAAGCAGGAGCTTTTGATTCATTAAATGGCTCACGTAAACAGTACATGCATGCTTATAAAGCCATTATGGACAGCATCATGCAGACTAAAAAGCGAAGCATTGAAGGCCAGATTAATCTTTTTGACTTTGCATCATCAGAAGGTGAAGACCATACCTCCTTTGAAGAACAACTACCCGATGTAGGCGAGTTTCCTGAGGAAGCCTTGCTCACCCATGAAAAAGAGGTATTGGGTATCTACTTAAGTGGACATCCTCTTGATAAACACAAAGAAGCCATAGAAGAATTAACCAATGTGAGGAGCCTTGATTTTATTTATGATGAGGACGAGAGTTCGCCCAATAAGTTGTATGATGGTCAAGATGTAACCATTGGAGGTATGATTACCACCAAGACGATTAAAACAACCCGTAACAATAAGATGATGGCTTTTATATCATTGGAAGACTTATACGGTGTGGTAGAAATCATTATATTTCCTAATGATTATGAAAGAAACAAGGACGTTCTTACAGAAGATGCTAAGATTTTTATAAAAGGTAGAGTGAGCCTTGTGGAAGAACAAGACTCAAAGATTATTCTACAGAAACTCATACCCTTTGATAGAATTAACCAGAGCCTTTATCTAAAAGTAAAAGACTTTGAAACCTATCAAATGTTAGAAAGCAAGCTGGTAAAACAACTTGATGCATATAAAGGCTCAAATCAAGTTATCATATACTTAGAAAAAGAAAAAACAGCAAAACAATGGGATATCACATCTGGTGTCCTTATAGAGAAGGTTCTATTGGATGAATTAAAATTGATTTTAGGTGAAGAATGTGTTAAGGTTAAAAGAACATTAGGACATAAACAAAGATAG
- the pfkA gene encoding 6-phosphofructokinase gives MTKEINTIGVLTSGGDAPGMNAAIRSVVRAALAKGMKVVGINRGYNGLISGDIHEMTSKSVSDIIQRGGTILHTARCLEFMEPQGQQRGADMCKVFGIDGLVVIGGDGSFKGAEKLANLGINTIGLPGTIDLDIACTDYTIGFDTAVNTAMEAIDKIRDTSTSHERCSIVEVMGRDAGYIALWTGIANGAEAVLLPEKENMSTEALIRMIIENRNKGKRHNLIINAEGSNLDSVKLAKKIEEVTGISTRATILGHLQRGGSPTAVDRMHASMMGAFAVDLLAEGKSNRVVAYKDGQYVDYDINEALDMKKSMSDLRYEVSRVLSI, from the coding sequence ATGACAAAAGAGATTAATACAATTGGCGTACTAACCAGTGGTGGCGATGCACCAGGAATGAATGCAGCTATTCGCTCCGTTGTAAGAGCTGCTTTGGCAAAAGGGATGAAAGTCGTAGGCATTAATAGAGGATACAATGGTTTGATATCAGGTGATATTCATGAAATGACCTCAAAGAGTGTATCCGATATTATTCAAAGAGGTGGAACAATCCTGCATACAGCACGTTGTTTAGAGTTCATGGAGCCACAAGGACAACAACGTGGTGCAGATATGTGCAAAGTGTTTGGCATTGATGGACTGGTTGTCATTGGTGGTGACGGATCATTTAAAGGTGCAGAAAAATTAGCTAACCTTGGCATCAACACCATTGGTTTACCAGGAACCATTGATCTTGATATTGCTTGCACAGATTATACCATTGGTTTTGATACAGCTGTTAATACAGCAATGGAAGCCATTGATAAAATCAGAGATACATCCACATCCCATGAAAGATGTTCCATTGTAGAGGTCATGGGTAGAGATGCCGGTTACATTGCTTTATGGACAGGCATAGCTAACGGTGCTGAGGCGGTACTCTTACCAGAAAAAGAAAACATGTCCACGGAAGCATTAATCCGTATGATTATTGAAAATAGAAACAAAGGAAAACGTCATAACCTGATTATTAACGCAGAAGGTTCCAATCTAGATTCTGTTAAACTGGCTAAGAAAATAGAAGAAGTAACAGGTATATCAACAAGAGCCACTATCCTTGGCCATTTACAAAGAGGTGGCAGTCCAACAGCAGTGGACCGTATGCATGCATCCATGATGGGCGCTTTTGCAGTTGATTTACTTGCTGAAGGTAAAAGTAACCGGGTTGTAGCCTATAAAGACGGACAGTATGTGGATTATGATATTAATGAAGCATTGGATATGAAAAAATCAATGAGTGATTTACGCTATGAAGTAAGTCGTGTTTTATCCATCTAA
- the rd gene encoding rubredoxin, producing the protein MNSWVCMVCGYVYVPEEGDPENGVEPGTAFEDIPDTWVCPLCGVGKDQFEEE; encoded by the coding sequence ATGAACAGTTGGGTATGTATGGTTTGTGGTTATGTCTATGTGCCAGAAGAAGGAGACCCAGAAAATGGTGTAGAACCAGGAACAGCATTTGAGGATATTCCAGATACATGGGTATGCCCTTTATGTGGCGTAGGAAAAGACCAATTTGAAGAAGAATAA
- a CDS encoding LacI family DNA-binding transcriptional regulator, with amino-acid sequence MPTIQEVAKMAGVSVATVSRVLNHSEAVSSATRDKVQAVINQLNYQPNLLGRNLRRSETRMILVLLQNIANSFYSKVVKGMEDVAHDHDYHVLICNTNTDVLLENVYLDFLKNKLVDGVIFTSPAMDKDAFNQLAKRYPVVLCNEYKPGIEAPVITIDNEAAGYEAANHLIRLGHKKIGMISVNAVGSSNARIQGYKCALTEAGLEVNEAYIVNQTFSYKGGMRGIKCLFDLQEPPTAVFCISDIIAVGAIKELKRKGLSVPQDVAVIGFDNNSIAPMYEPSITTIAQPRYDIGRKAMEVMLQRIQGVGDQHAITTMEHELIIRHSTLPSR; translated from the coding sequence ATGCCAACGATTCAGGAAGTGGCTAAGATGGCAGGTGTATCCGTAGCAACGGTATCAAGAGTCCTCAATCATAGTGAGGCAGTATCCAGTGCTACAAGGGATAAGGTGCAAGCTGTTATTAACCAATTAAACTATCAACCCAATCTATTAGGTCGAAATCTGAGACGGTCAGAAACAAGAATGATTCTTGTATTACTACAGAATATAGCCAACTCTTTTTATTCCAAAGTAGTGAAAGGAATGGAAGATGTGGCACATGATCATGATTATCATGTATTAATATGTAATACAAATACAGATGTCTTGTTAGAAAATGTATACTTGGATTTCTTAAAAAATAAATTGGTGGATGGTGTTATTTTCACATCACCTGCCATGGATAAAGATGCATTTAATCAACTGGCTAAGCGCTACCCTGTTGTGTTATGTAATGAGTATAAGCCAGGCATTGAAGCCCCTGTTATTACCATTGATAATGAGGCAGCAGGATATGAAGCAGCCAATCACTTAATTAGATTAGGACATAAGAAGATAGGTATGATATCGGTCAATGCAGTAGGTTCATCCAATGCTCGTATTCAAGGTTATAAATGTGCTCTAACGGAGGCAGGCCTTGAAGTTAATGAAGCATACATTGTCAATCAGACATTTTCTTATAAAGGCGGTATGCGAGGTATCAAATGTTTATTTGATTTGCAAGAACCTCCAACAGCAGTGTTCTGTATATCCGATATTATAGCAGTTGGCGCCATTAAGGAGTTAAAGCGTAAAGGATTAAGTGTACCACAGGATGTAGCTGTTATCGGCTTTGACAATAACAGTATCGCACCCATGTACGAACCATCCATTACAACCATTGCTCAGCCTCGATACGATATCGGCAGAAAAGCAATGGAAGTTATGTTGCAGCGGATTCAAGGGGTAGGCGATCAGCATGCCATTACAACGATGGAACATGAATTGATTATTCGTCATTCAACATTGCCTTCCCGTTAA
- a CDS encoding Gfo/Idh/MocA family protein, with protein sequence MSEKLKAGIIGCGGIANGKHMPSVAKVDHVEMVAFCDLVEERAVEASEQYGAETSKVYTDYKKMLANHNLDVVYVCTPNKSHSFITIDALEAGCHVMCEKPMAKTAAEGEAMIEAAKRTGKKLTIGYQNRFRADSTYLKRACERGDLGEVYYAKAHAIRRRAVPTWGVFLNEEEQGGGPLIDIGTHALDLTLWCMNNYKPVRVVGASYKKLGEQRETGNAWGDWNQDEFTVEDSAFGFITMDNGASIVLESSWALNSLDVDEAKTTLCGTQAGADMKDGLRINGVEFNKLYTKKPELGAGGVAFYDGETMSAADIEAKSFIDCILNDTEPVVKPEEALVVTQILEAIYKSAELGKEVTL encoded by the coding sequence ATGAGCGAAAAATTAAAAGCAGGTATTATTGGTTGTGGAGGAATAGCTAACGGTAAACATATGCCAAGTGTAGCTAAAGTAGACCATGTGGAAATGGTAGCGTTCTGTGATTTAGTTGAAGAGCGTGCAGTGGAAGCTTCTGAACAATATGGGGCTGAGACATCCAAGGTCTATACAGACTATAAGAAAATGTTAGCCAATCATAACTTAGATGTAGTTTATGTGTGTACACCAAATAAATCACACAGCTTTATTACCATTGATGCTCTTGAAGCTGGTTGCCATGTTATGTGTGAAAAACCAATGGCTAAAACTGCTGCAGAAGGGGAAGCTATGATTGAGGCTGCAAAAAGAACAGGGAAGAAATTAACCATAGGTTACCAAAATCGTTTTAGAGCAGACTCCACTTACCTAAAAAGAGCATGTGAACGAGGTGACCTTGGTGAGGTATACTACGCAAAAGCACATGCTATTAGAAGAAGAGCCGTACCAACTTGGGGTGTTTTCCTTAATGAAGAAGAGCAAGGTGGCGGACCATTAATTGATATCGGTACACATGCCCTTGACTTAACGTTATGGTGTATGAATAATTATAAACCCGTTCGTGTCGTTGGCGCTTCCTACAAAAAATTAGGTGAGCAAAGGGAAACAGGTAATGCATGGGGTGATTGGAATCAAGATGAATTTACCGTTGAAGATTCTGCATTTGGATTCATAACCATGGACAATGGTGCGTCTATTGTCTTAGAATCCAGCTGGGCACTTAACTCATTAGACGTTGACGAAGCGAAGACAACCTTATGTGGTACACAAGCTGGTGCGGATATGAAAGACGGTCTCCGTATAAATGGTGTGGAATTTAATAAACTATACACAAAGAAACCTGAATTAGGTGCAGGTGGTGTTGCTTTCTATGATGGTGAAACCATGAGTGCTGCTGACATTGAAGCAAAAAGTTTTATTGATTGCATATTAAACGATACAGAACCTGTGGTAAAACCAGAAGAAGCCCTAGTGGTCACCCAAATATTAGAAGCTATTTATAAGTCCGCAGAATTAGGAAAAGAAGTTACATTATAA
- a CDS encoding sugar phosphate isomerase/epimerase family protein, with translation MKLGVFTPLLSDKPLDEALALLSDLGVTMVELGAGGYPGHAHANPDILLHDDQQLSKFKQTLNTYNMGISALSCHGNAVHPDKEVAEAFHQAFEKTVLLAEKLGIHQINTFSGCPGGSKDDKTPNWVTCPWPEDYTHVLEYQWTEVLIPYWKKATTFAKAHGVDKIALEMHPGFCVYNPYTLLKLRDAVGPEIGANFDPSHLIWQGINPVAAIRELKDAIFHFHAKDTKIDGLNCGVNGVLDVRHYDNELERSWVFRTVGYGNDYETWKEIISTLRMIDYDYVVSIEHEDSLMSVNEGLTKAVNFLKEVMIFEESGDMFWA, from the coding sequence ATGAAATTAGGCGTCTTTACACCATTATTAAGCGATAAACCTTTAGACGAAGCCTTAGCTTTATTAAGTGATTTAGGTGTTACCATGGTAGAATTAGGTGCAGGCGGGTATCCAGGTCATGCCCATGCCAATCCAGATATACTCTTACATGATGACCAACAACTTAGTAAATTTAAACAGACATTAAACACATATAACATGGGTATCAGTGCATTAAGTTGTCATGGTAATGCTGTACATCCTGATAAAGAAGTAGCAGAAGCGTTCCACCAAGCTTTTGAGAAAACGGTCTTATTAGCTGAGAAGTTAGGCATCCATCAGATTAATACTTTTTCAGGATGTCCAGGTGGATCAAAAGATGATAAAACACCCAACTGGGTCACTTGCCCATGGCCAGAAGACTATACACATGTCTTGGAATATCAATGGACAGAAGTGCTCATACCTTATTGGAAAAAGGCTACTACCTTTGCAAAAGCCCATGGTGTGGATAAGATAGCATTAGAAATGCATCCAGGCTTCTGTGTGTATAATCCCTATACCTTATTAAAGCTTCGTGACGCCGTTGGTCCAGAAATTGGAGCCAATTTTGATCCAAGTCACCTTATTTGGCAAGGGATTAATCCAGTAGCAGCTATTCGAGAATTAAAAGATGCCATATTCCACTTCCATGCAAAAGATACCAAAATTGACGGACTTAATTGTGGGGTTAATGGCGTATTAGATGTGAGGCATTATGATAACGAGCTTGAACGTTCATGGGTATTCAGAACCGTTGGGTATGGAAATGACTATGAGACATGGAAAGAGATTATCAGTACATTACGTATGATTGACTATGATTATGTGGTAAGCATTGAACATGAGGACTCACTCATGTCTGTTAATGAAGGCTTAACCAAGGCGGTCAACTTCCTAAAAGAAGTGATGATATTTGAAGAAAGTGGCGATATGTTTTGGGCGTAG